The DNA window AAAATTTTCCTCTATTTTCTCTTTGATAGATGGAACAACAGAAATAGCATAAATAGGAGAATCTTTGTATTTTTTTAAAAATTTTTCAATCAGTTCTAAGGAACTTTCTTTTATATCAACTTCAATTTGTGGTTTTTCTTTTAGAGATTTAAAGTAACCTATTTTTATGTTTCTATTACCGATGTCAACACATATAAGCTTTTTAATCAACAAATCTCAAGTTAAAAATTTCAAAAAGTGGGAAGGAAAAAGTTCCCTCTTCTAAATCAACTTTTATTTTAAAATCTTTTTCAACTTCTTTAAGAAAGCCCTTATAAATTTTATTATTGTATAGAAATTGTATCCATCTTTTAACTATTATGTTTTTTGAGTATTTCTCGTAGAGCAAATCAAAATCCCATTTTGAGACATCTAAAACTGTTTCAACAAGTTTTCTTTTTAAAAAGCTAAGGTCAAATTTTTCTCCTGTTAAAAGATAAATTGAGGAAGCCTCAACAAGACTTTCAGGAAACTTTTCAGTATTTACATTTATTCCAATACCGCATATAAAATTATCTTCTGTTTTTTCAATTAAAATACCGCATACTTTTTTATCTTTAACTAAAATATCATTTGGAATTCTTATATATGGTTTTAAATCAAGTTTTTTAATTAATTCTTCTATGAGAACAAAGGCAGAAACAGAAGTTACAAGAAAGATTTTTTTTTCGTCTTCTATATAGGGTAGATAAAATGAAACATATAGTCCGCCTTTTGGAGAAAAGAAAATATTTTTACCCCTTCCTTTTCCCTTTATCTGTCTTTCTGCAAAAACAAATACAGTTTTTTGATTTTTTATGTATTTTCTTATGAAATCTTGAGTTGAGAAAACTTCTTCAAGCTCGA is part of the Candidatus Hydrothermales bacterium genome and encodes:
- a CDS encoding biotin--[acetyl-CoA-carboxylase] ligase, which translates into the protein MIEIIELEEVFSTQDFIRKYIKNQKTVFVFAERQIKGKGRGKNIFFSPKGGLYVSFYLPYIEDEKKIFLVTSVSAFVLIEELIKKLDLKPYIRIPNDILVKDKKVCGILIEKTEDNFICGIGINVNTEKFPESLVEASSIYLLTGEKFDLSFLKRKLVETVLDVSKWDFDLLYEKYSKNIIVKRWIQFLYNNKIYKGFLKEVEKDFKIKVDLEEGTFSFPLFEIFNLRFVD